One stretch of Tribolium castaneum strain GA2 chromosome 5, icTriCast1.1, whole genome shotgun sequence DNA includes these proteins:
- the mRpL47 gene encoding large ribosomal subunit protein uL29m, producing the protein MFKLASLSSSLGKLTLSSLNNYKNAPLVRCLSVSVPQRGLMEFFDDEKNWGATEVKSGRSWKKEELRLKSNTDLHKLWYVLLKERNMLLTMEQEANDQTQLFPSPERLDKVEESMENLEAVVRERNVAYHQLERGETGERPGRVRTGPFGLKSYHKMCQYLIPQHLNKKHRETHEEYRPNKDTEDFLLKYREKLYLTKKRKQRRNFNHVIGLLNRFPNMDMQALKEQYPDVDIEKAKASRRHRGHFVPK; encoded by the exons atgtttaaattgGCCAGTTTAAGTTCAAGTTTAGGGAAATTAACCCTTAGTTCGTTAAATAACTACAAAAATGCCCCCCTGGTGAGGTGTTTGTCCGTTTCGGTGCCTCAAAGGGGGCTCATGGAATTTTTCGACGATGAGAAGAATTGGGGGGCCACGGAGGTCAAGAGTGGCCGCTCGTGGAAAAAAGAGGAGCTGCGTCTTAAATCAAACACTGATCTACACAAACTTTG gTATGTCTTACTGAAAGAACGTAACATGTTGTTGACTATGGAACAGGAGGCGAACGACCAGACTCAGTTATTTCCGAGTCCTGAGCGTTTAGATAAAGTTGAGGAATCGATGGAGAATTTGGAGGCTGTTGTGAGGGAGCGGAACGTTGCGTATCATCAGTTAGAGAGGGGCGAAACGGGCGAAAGGCCGGGCAGAGTGAGAACTGGCCCCTTTGGGCTCAAGTCCTACCACAA AATGTGTCAGTATTTGATTCCCCAACACTTGAACAAAAAGCATCGAGAGACACATGAAGAATATCGCCCTAATAAAGACACCGAAGATTTCTTGCTAAAATACAGAGAAAAACTCTATTTAACAAAGAAGAGGAAACAGAGGCGAAACTTCAACCACGTTATTGGTTTGTTGAACAGATTCCCGAATATGGACATGCAAGCACTTAAAGAGCAATACCCCGACGTTGATATAGAAAAGGCCAAAGCTAGTAGAAGACACAGGGGCCACTTTGTCCCGAAATAA
- the prd1 gene encoding uncharacterized protein prd1 — MEIEEIVDFAKHKTPEVKLKKQNSQDLQMTSSTTSSLASPGDSGVQLLDSESEITSVMSVSGLGCDIDTIPNLDNDEKTADNKEFNQNNFNHFATSVPNYFDKFEAKCLEKSKKEVLNKSLSEEVFEMEHPIKDSDLMNVSLNSYELLDYTLQNKLATNIDQMHVSMSEEVNENLKVNGQNPEPVVLPIAEDKPEEQIVFRRQRKKKSKSDTPKKRVSFHEDILNSTKIDDIHINHGFITHEPDVSLSFFQRGFVRKPDVVKGRYSWAAEGDAPYYEKTPSDREIKSDLYCQHNTRFSSTSSSSTGSISSSIDEDDETCVKKEPKFMQPKSSCLKKTKHSKKIDTKIVQEETNRKRRSDSNLLDSNIFGSLKNILTFSTSVPLAERGVPEGQEDFAIYSSSHESNRRKSCTNLTFKGFEPIEAQPVPAKTEKPLSANKTNLKLTASEGFYPNYPTNQNLPANVIVCDSNVYEHKGISYSYEYDKFQKSFEQQNKPKSSTVYQMILKEFNFFRKKAKEPEKEAPDDFEIVPSPVPEKSDSIEEVQEVEYKSPKNSISRYASTTKMDWSDNETISDMSENPTGRHLHSPKRRVSKSNHYSLSPFKVAPSESGKSDQEGALVSKSLQNLKPATSKSSLINRFLRNVTLKKMLDAKAQNKQKNCRKYMGLYVKGVKFEYKGRDEVDEALEREILKGMEVAQSSEDVVDKKFGMQLKKEIFRSRMERLIRIFPVRSAYATNGESKPLLLILSDTTLYITGIKLGNSLCNHFVLPYTELNTILIGPSAQTIHLSNYDKDMQCIITTGCGKITGDIVGQLEVAMRRDMSKPRLPAVKHLSMRDMVNLRRAICKQTSVDKEEEYFYYSIVNIQDFNPDIPEVTPLGPNKEGPLMFKTSDTEARWETAYFILKAGVLYMLSSASQRVPMRVFPLINGSCQGAHRVFNCPRPHTFQLIVEGKSLHLAAPDEYVASDWLQCLVHAASGGYNQKEKMLTQSCSLLMTSDHILTVREAFPCTVSSLLPSKNQHQPIKGPQVLSCAAIIDLVAFRLPSAEQSWCVLEFSCREVHECSGDWILYFATNVELENFISTLEVLWTYNNENGDSFPLSTIPESDPLSKKCVDIYTSLKQLWPSNSVHLQFL, encoded by the exons ATGGAAATTGAAGAAATCGTCGATTTTGCAAAGCACAAAACACCGGAAGTGAAACTCAAGAAACAGAACAGCCAAGATCTGCAAATGACATCAAGTACAACCTCGAGTTTGGCCTCGCCAGGGGACTCAGGAGTGCAATTGTTGGACAGCGAGAGCGAAATCACGTCTGTGATGTCCGTTAGCGGACTCGGTTGTGATATTGATACGATACCAAACCTGGATAACGACGAAAAAACCGCTGACAATAAAGAATTCAATCAAAACAATTTCAACCATTTCGCAACGTCCGTACCCAACTATTTCGACAAGTTCGAGGCAAAATGCCTGGAAAAGTCGAAGAAGGAGGTGCTGAACAAGTCGCTAAGCGAGGAAGTGTTCGAAATGGAACACCCGATCAAAGACTCGGACTTGATGAACGTCTCCTTGAACAGCTACGAACTGCTAGACTACACCCTCCAGAACAAACTTGCGACAAACATTGACCAAATGCACGTCAGCATGTCCGAAGAAGTGAACGAAAATTTGAAAGTCAACGGCCAGAACCCCGAACCTGTGGTGTTGCCGATCGCTGAAGACAAACCGGAAGAGCAGATCGTCTTCCGGCGCCAACGCAAGAAAAAATCCAAGTCGGACACCCCAAAAAAGCGCGTCTCGTTCCACGAGGATATTTTAAACAGCACGAAAATCGACGATATTCACATTAATCACGGCTTTATCACGCACGAGCCCGACGTCTCGCTCAGCTTTTTCCAAAGGGGCTTCGTCCGGAAGCCGGACGTGGTCAAGGGGCGCTACAGCTGGGCCGCCGAAGGCGACGCCCCTTACTACGAGAAAACCCCCTCAGACAGAGAAATCAAATCGGACCTGTATTGCCAACACAACACCCGCTTCTCGTCAACTTCGTCAAGCTCCACCGGAAGCATCTCCTCGTCAATCGACGAAGACGACGAGACCTGTGTGAAGAAAGAGCCCAAGTTCATGCAACCGAAGTCGAGTTGTCTGAAGAAAACCAAACACTCGAAGAAAATCGACACGAAGATCGTGCAGGAGGAAACGAACCGGAAACGAAGATCTGACAGTAATTTACTCGATTCGAATATTTTCGGCAGTTTGAAGAACATTTTAACGTTTTCGACTTCGGTTCCTTTGGCGGAGCGTGGAGTCCCAGAAGGCCAGGAAGACTTTGCGATTTATTCGTCTTCACATGAGTCCAACCGGCGTAAATCCTGCACgaatttaacttttaaaggGTTTGAACCGATCGAGGCACAACCGGTTCCGGCTAAAACCGAAAAACCTCTCTCTGCCAACAAAACAAACCTGAAGTTGACGGCAAGCGAGGGCTTTTACCCGAATTACCCCACCAATCAAAACCTACCAGCGAATGTTATCGTGTGTGATAGTAACGTGTACGAGCATAAAGGGATCAGTTATTCGTACGAATATGACAAGTTCCAGAAGTCGTTCGAGCAgcaaaacaaaccgaaaagcTCAACCGTCTACCAAATGATCCTGaaagagtttaatttttttcgcaagAAGGCTAAGGAACCGGAAAAGGAAGCTCCGGACGATTTCGAGATCGTGCCGAGTCCGGTGCCGGAAAAAAGCGACAGTATTGAAGAAGTCCAAGAGGTGGAGTACAAAAGTCCGAAAAACTCCATCAGTAGATATGCTTCAACCACCAAAATGGATTGGTCCGATAATGAAACCATCTCAGACATGTCCGAAAATCCCACTGGGCGCCATTTGCACTCGCCGAAGAGGCGGGTGAGTAAAAGTAATCATTACTCGTTGAGTCCGTTTAAAGTTGCGCCAAGTGAGTCGGGGAAAAGTGACCAAGAGGGGGCGCTAGTTAGtaaaagtttgcaaaatttaaaaccagCCACTTCGAAGTCCTCGCTGATCAATCGGTTTTTGCGCAACGTTACGCTGAAGAAAATGTTGGACGCCAAAGCGCAAAATAAGCAAAAGAATTGTCGCAAGTATATGGGGTTGTATGTGAAAGGGGTGAAGTTTGAGTATAAGGGGAGGGATGAGGTTGATGAGGCGTTGGAACGGGAAATTCTGAAAGGGATGGAAGTGGCTCAGAGTTCCGAAGATGTGGTCGATAAGAAGTTTGGGATGCAGTTGAAGAAGGAGATCTTTAGGAGCAGAATGGAACGGCTTATAAGG ATTTTCCCCGTACGAAGCGCTTACGCAACAAACGGCGAAAGCAAACCTTTGCTCCTAATCCTAAGCGACACAACTCTCTACATAACAGGAATAAAATTGGGAAATTCGCTTTGCAATCATTTTGTTCTGCCCTACACCGAGCTCAATACAATTCTAATAGGGCCAAGTGCACAAACCATACACTTATCCAATTACGATAAAGACATGCAATGTATTATAACAACGGGTTGTGGGAAAATTACGGGTGATATTGTGGGCCAGCTTGAAGTGGCAATGAGACGTGATATGAGTAAACCACGACTGCCAGCCGTCAAACATCTAAGTATGCGAGACATGGTGAATCTGCGGAGAGCGATTTGCAAACAAACATCAGTCGACAAG GAGGAAGAATATTTCTATTATAGCATCGTAAACATTCAAGATTTTAACCCGGATATACCGGAAGTGACGCCTCTAGGCCCCAACAAGGAGGGCCCTCTGATGTTCAAAACCTCAGACACTGAGGCACGATGGGAAACCGCTTACTTCATCCTAAa gGCTGGTGTTCTTTATATGCTGTCATCGGCTTCGCAAAGGGTCCCAATGCGTGTGTTTCCCCTAATAAATGGTTCCTGTCAGGGGGCTCATCGTGTCTTCAACTGCCCTCGGCCCCACACATTCCAGTTGATCGTCGAAGGGAAAAGTCTGCATCTGGCAGCCCCCGACGAATACGTAGCCAGTGACTGGTTGCAGTGCCTCGTACACGCAGCCAGCGGG GGCTACAACCAGAAAGAGAAAATGTTGACTCAATCCTGCTCTCTTCTGATGACGAGTGACCATATTTTGACAGTGCGGGAGGCTTTCCCCTGCACAGTCTCCTCTCTCTTGCCCTCGAAAAACCAGCATCAGCCCATTAAAGGACCTCAAGTATTATCATGTGCTGCGATTATTGATTTGGTGGCGTTTCGATTGCCTTCGGCCGAGCAAAGTTGGTGTGTTTTG GAGTTCTCCTGTAGAGAGGTACACGAGTGTAGCGGCGATTGGATTTTGTATTTTGCGACGAACGTCGAGCTTGAGAATTTTATATCAACTTTGGAGGTTCTCTGGACTTACAATAATGAAAAC GGTGATAGTTTTCCGTTGAGTACTATCCCGGAGAGCGACCCTTTGAGTAAGAAATGCGTGGATATTTATACTTCTTTGAAACAACTATGGCCATCTAATAGTGTACATTTACAATTTCTGTAA